In the genome of Nitrospiria bacterium, one region contains:
- the argJ gene encoding bifunctional glutamate N-acetyltransferase/amino-acid acetyltransferase ArgJ: MKKIQGGITAVQGFRAAGLHCGIKSGRSPDLALIAADHRCSSAAVFTLNRAAAAPVVLTRNHSRNGNLQAIVANSGSANACTGAEGLAIAEQMATITGKMLGISPRRIAVASTGKIGAPPSLKALQSGIPRAISSLSHKGSRKAAEAILTTDTFTKEAAVRVRILGKTVTIGGIAKGAGMIHPNMATMLAFLTTDARIPSARLQKMLTAAVDRSFNMVSVDGETSTNDMVVCLANGAAENESIERSPAARRAFQESLDAVCTELAKMIARDGEGATKLAEIRVVGAKNEDAARSIARRISQSPLVKTAFLGEDANWGRIAAAAGSAGVEFDPARVSIFFDNVAVVQNGVGLGPAAERKAARVLGNKYFTVTLDLRTGRHTATAWTCDLTEEYIRINTAYRS; encoded by the coding sequence ATGAAGAAAATCCAGGGGGGAATAACAGCCGTGCAAGGCTTCCGCGCCGCCGGCCTTCATTGCGGAATCAAATCCGGACGAAGCCCCGACCTCGCCCTGATCGCGGCCGATCATCGCTGTTCCTCCGCCGCGGTGTTTACTTTGAACCGGGCCGCAGCCGCCCCGGTTGTCCTCACCCGAAACCATTCCCGAAATGGAAATCTTCAAGCGATCGTGGCCAATTCGGGATCGGCCAACGCTTGCACGGGCGCCGAGGGATTGGCCATTGCGGAACAGATGGCGACGATAACCGGTAAAATGCTCGGGATCTCACCCCGCCGGATCGCGGTGGCCTCCACCGGAAAAATCGGTGCGCCCCCGTCGCTCAAGGCGCTCCAGAGTGGAATTCCACGGGCCATCTCGTCCTTAAGCCACAAAGGAAGCCGAAAAGCGGCCGAGGCTATCTTGACGACCGACACCTTCACGAAAGAAGCGGCCGTTCGAGTGAGGATTCTTGGAAAAACCGTCACGATCGGAGGCATTGCGAAGGGAGCCGGGATGATTCACCCCAATATGGCGACCATGCTTGCCTTCTTGACCACGGACGCCCGAATCCCGTCCGCACGTCTTCAAAAAATGCTGACAGCGGCCGTGGATCGATCCTTTAACATGGTTTCGGTCGACGGGGAAACCAGCACAAATGACATGGTGGTCTGTCTGGCCAACGGAGCGGCTGAAAACGAATCCATTGAAAGATCACCGGCCGCGCGAAGGGCTTTTCAAGAATCCCTTGACGCCGTCTGCACCGAACTGGCAAAAATGATTGCCCGGGACGGTGAAGGCGCCACGAAATTGGCGGAGATCCGAGTGGTCGGGGCCAAAAACGAGGATGCGGCTCGAAGCATTGCCCGACGGATCTCTCAATCACCATTGGTCAAGACCGCCTTTCTGGGAGAAGACGCCAACTGGGGCCGCATCGCCGCGGCGGCGGGTTCCGCCGGGGTGGAGTTTGATCCCGCCAGGGTGAGTATTTTTTTTGACAATGTGGCAGTGGTACAAAATGGAGTGGGCCTCGGCCCGGCCGCTGAGAGAAAAGCCGCCCGGGTGCTTGGGAATAAATACTTTACGGTGACCCTCGATCTTCGGACCGGAAGGCATACCGCCACGGCCTGGACCTGCGACCTGACCGAGGAATACATACGGATCAACACGGCTTACCGCTCCTAA
- the rpsI gene encoding 30S ribosomal protein S9: MSTAGLIAATGKRKNAVARVQLKPGTGQILINDRTLENYFPREIHRIQILQPFQVTSTTGKFNAAVNVQGGGEMGQAGAVRHGIAKALLQTNAALREPLKKEGLLTRDSRVKERKKYGQKGARRRFQYSKR, encoded by the coding sequence ATGAGCACCGCTGGCCTGATTGCCGCAACCGGAAAAAGAAAGAACGCCGTCGCCCGCGTCCAACTGAAACCGGGAACAGGGCAGATCCTCATCAACGATCGGACGCTCGAGAATTATTTCCCGCGGGAGATCCACCGAATCCAGATCCTTCAGCCTTTTCAGGTCACCAGCACGACCGGCAAGTTCAACGCGGCCGTCAACGTGCAGGGGGGAGGCGAGATGGGTCAAGCCGGCGCGGTACGCCACGGAATCGCCAAGGCCTTGCTGCAAACCAACGCCGCCCTTCGCGAGCCGTTGAAGAAAGAGGGCCTTTTGACCCGCGATTCCCGCGTGAAGGAACGGAAAAAATACGGCCAGAAAGGCGCGCGCCGGCGGTTCCAGTATTCCAAACGTTAA
- the frr gene encoding ribosome recycling factor has translation MAPDIKKAVKDKMEGAVDHLRKELAGVRTGRASLALLDSVKVDYYGTPTPLRQVAALSIPESRQIAIQPWEPNLIAEIEKAILSSDLGLTPGNDGKIVRISIPLLTEERRKDLSKHCKKLGEDSKVVVRNLRRDANEELKGQQKSGVLSEDVLRKSQEEIQKLTDEFIKKIDEVIKSKENEILEKN, from the coding sequence ATGGCACCGGACATCAAAAAAGCGGTGAAGGACAAGATGGAGGGCGCTGTCGACCATCTTCGTAAAGAGCTGGCCGGTGTCCGCACCGGCAGGGCTTCGCTGGCGCTTTTGGACTCTGTAAAGGTGGACTATTACGGCACGCCGACCCCGTTACGCCAGGTGGCCGCCCTCTCCATTCCCGAAAGCCGCCAGATCGCCATTCAGCCTTGGGAACCGAACCTCATCGCCGAAATCGAAAAGGCCATTCTGTCTTCCGATCTGGGCCTCACCCCCGGAAACGACGGCAAGATCGTCCGTATCAGCATCCCCCTTTTGACCGAGGAACGAAGAAAAGATCTGAGCAAGCATTGTAAGAAATTGGGGGAGGATTCCAAGGTCGTTGTTCGGAATCTCCGTCGGGATGCGAATGAGGAGCTCAAGGGTCAGCAGAAGTCGGGGGTCTTGAGCGAGGATGTCCTCCGAAAATCTCAAGAGGAGATCCAGAAATTGACCGACGAATTCATCAAAAAAATCGACGAAGTCATTAAAAGCAAGGAAAACGAAATCCTGGAAAAAAACTAG
- the argC gene encoding N-acetyl-gamma-glutamyl-phosphate reductase, with translation MVKVAVVGASGYTGGELLRLLFLHPRIKLTAAFSGKSAGQAIDTVFPNLKGRLSMTLEPLDLNRLPGRADLFFLALPHTTAMPVAARLLERKKRVIDLSADFRIKDPKIYERWYKTPHLYPGLLGQTCYGLPELHRNAIKSARLVANPGCYPTGALLGLLPLFQKPRVDSGQIIIDAKSGISGAGRSPGQPYHFPEAHEAVSAYSIGRHRHRPEIEQELSILVKKKIAVTFTPHLVPINRGILSTIYIPLTRTIETDEVLKRYQAFYKGKPFVRVLSSGDLPNTRNVQGSNDCHIGLVVDGHSDPGAATLVVVTAIDNLVKGAAGQAIQNMNLMMGYEESLGLTAPGLFP, from the coding sequence ATGGTGAAAGTCGCTGTAGTCGGCGCGAGCGGCTATACCGGCGGGGAGTTACTTCGGCTGCTCTTCCTGCATCCCCGGATCAAGCTGACCGCGGCCTTTTCCGGAAAATCGGCCGGCCAAGCGATCGACACGGTCTTCCCAAATCTCAAGGGGCGGCTGTCGATGACCTTGGAGCCCCTAGATCTGAACCGCCTCCCGGGCAGGGCGGACCTGTTTTTTCTGGCCTTGCCGCACACAACCGCGATGCCGGTCGCGGCCCGGCTGCTTGAGAGGAAGAAACGCGTGATCGACCTCAGCGCGGATTTCCGGATAAAAGACCCCAAGATCTATGAGCGGTGGTACAAGACCCCCCATCTTTATCCCGGGCTGCTGGGACAGACTTGTTACGGCCTGCCCGAACTTCACCGCAACGCGATCAAATCGGCCCGACTCGTGGCCAATCCGGGATGTTATCCGACCGGCGCGCTTCTGGGGCTTCTTCCGTTGTTCCAAAAACCGCGGGTGGATTCCGGTCAGATCATCATCGATGCGAAATCCGGAATTTCCGGCGCCGGACGGAGCCCGGGCCAACCCTACCATTTTCCGGAGGCCCACGAGGCCGTGTCGGCCTATAGCATCGGCCGACATCGTCACCGGCCCGAGATCGAGCAGGAGCTGTCCATCCTGGTTAAAAAAAAGATCGCGGTGACTTTCACACCTCACCTTGTGCCGATCAACCGGGGAATTCTTTCCACCATCTACATCCCGCTCACCAGGACGATCGAGACCGACGAGGTTCTGAAACGGTACCAGGCCTTTTACAAAGGGAAACCGTTCGTCCGGGTCCTGTCATCCGGTGACTTGCCCAACACCCGAAACGTGCAGGGCTCAAACGACTGTCACATTGGTTTGGTGGTCGACGGACACTCGGATCCCGGGGCGGCGACCCTCGTCGTGGTCACGGCCATTGATAATCTGGTCAAAGGAGCGGCCGGCCAGGCCATTCAGAACATGAACCTGATGATGGGTTACGAAGAATCCCTCGGACTTACGGCCCCGGGACTGTTTCCATAG
- a CDS encoding ABC transporter permease, translating into MKWLEVIGFRTTKFIEEIGNVAVLFLRTVKWALRPPVGFRNILKQMEEVGVRSVPVVLITAVSTGMVLALQSHTGFKRFNAESLVGTVVALSMTRELGPVLTALIVAGRAGAAMAAELGTMRVTEQIDALSTMATNPVKYLIVPRLLAGMVMLPILTIFADAIGIAGGYFVAVQMLDVNPVVYMRRTTDYLEYDDIFGGLLKAFVFGMIIATISCYQGFNTQGGAEGVGKATTGAVVISSMLILISDYFLTSMLF; encoded by the coding sequence ATGAAATGGCTTGAGGTCATCGGTTTCAGGACGACGAAATTCATCGAAGAAATCGGGAATGTGGCCGTGCTTTTTCTGAGAACGGTTAAATGGGCCCTGCGTCCCCCGGTCGGATTTCGGAACATCCTGAAGCAAATGGAGGAGGTCGGCGTCCGTTCGGTTCCGGTCGTCCTGATCACGGCCGTCTCGACCGGCATGGTGCTGGCCCTCCAAAGCCACACCGGCTTCAAGCGGTTCAACGCGGAGAGCCTGGTCGGAACCGTCGTGGCGCTGTCCATGACCCGGGAGCTAGGACCGGTCCTCACGGCCTTGATCGTGGCCGGCCGCGCCGGCGCGGCCATGGCCGCCGAGCTCGGGACGATGCGGGTCACCGAGCAGATCGACGCCCTCAGCACAATGGCCACGAACCCGGTCAAATACCTGATCGTGCCGAGGCTCCTGGCCGGAATGGTGATGCTGCCGATCCTGACCATCTTCGCGGACGCCATCGGAATCGCGGGCGGTTATTTCGTGGCGGTGCAGATGTTGGACGTCAACCCGGTTGTCTATATGCGGCGCACGACCGATTATCTGGAATACGACGACATCTTCGGCGGCTTGCTCAAGGCCTTCGTATTCGGCATGATCATCGCGACGATCAGTTGTTACCAAGGATTTAATACACAGGGGGGGGCGGAGGGCGTGGGCAAGGCCACGACCGGCGCGGTCGTCATTTCCTCCATGCTGATCCTGATCTCGGACTATTTTCTGACCTCGATGCTGTTCTGA
- a CDS encoding C39 family peptidase, with protein MNSPAGYRLRYHPTPKGYLLLGIATLLFFADGRTAFSEPPPSEESLIDGVPFYPQEELGCGPAAVASLLAYWGRPVSLEEITREVYLEKLKGSLPIDLERSAQTHGLAVSSYPGSMDDLRLHLGKNQPVIVFLNLRWRLFPQGHFVVVTGYDGIHSVVIVHSGDRAYERMPVDTFLNAWSKTGYWSLLILPPEVTS; from the coding sequence ATGAACAGCCCTGCGGGGTATCGGTTGCGCTACCATCCAACACCAAAAGGGTACCTGCTCCTCGGAATCGCAACGTTGTTATTCTTTGCGGATGGCCGCACAGCCTTCTCGGAACCCCCGCCCTCCGAAGAATCTCTCATCGACGGCGTTCCTTTCTATCCTCAGGAAGAACTTGGATGCGGGCCCGCGGCGGTGGCCAGCCTTTTAGCCTACTGGGGACGCCCCGTTTCCCTGGAAGAAATCACCCGGGAGGTTTATCTCGAAAAACTAAAAGGCAGTTTGCCCATCGATCTGGAACGGTCCGCGCAAACGCATGGTCTCGCCGTCTCTTCTTACCCCGGCAGTATGGATGATCTTCGCCTTCATCTAGGAAAGAACCAGCCCGTGATCGTCTTTCTCAATCTAAGATGGCGCCTGTTTCCGCAGGGCCATTTCGTGGTCGTCACAGGCTATGACGGGATTCACTCGGTGGTTATCGTCCATTCCGGAGACCGGGCCTATGAAAGAATGCCGGTTGATACTTTCTTGAACGCCTGGTCCAAAACAGGCTACTGGAGCCTGCTGATTCTCCCTCCGGAGGTGACTTCATAA
- a CDS encoding PA2779 family protein → MSVSFQSRFRPLIVFCLVVTTLSLAFEDREASAAFLPSATVVASETGGPDRETSLKKIQAVLESKLLVQRLADFGLNQAEILSRLSQLSDQQVHEIATQLDAQQPGGDVLGTVVVLLVIAILVVVLLQLTGHKIIITK, encoded by the coding sequence ATGTCGGTGTCGTTCCAATCTCGATTTCGTCCCCTGATCGTTTTTTGTCTGGTGGTCACGACCCTCAGCCTTGCCTTCGAAGACCGGGAAGCCTCGGCCGCCTTCCTCCCCTCCGCAACGGTGGTAGCCTCGGAAACCGGCGGGCCGGATCGTGAAACTTCGCTGAAAAAAATCCAGGCCGTTCTGGAATCCAAACTCCTCGTTCAGCGCCTGGCCGATTTCGGACTGAACCAAGCCGAAATCCTGTCGCGCCTGAGTCAACTTTCAGACCAGCAAGTTCACGAGATCGCAACCCAATTGGATGCTCAGCAACCGGGAGGAGATGTCCTGGGAACGGTCGTCGTTTTGCTGGTCATTGCCATCCTGGTGGTCGTCCTTTTGCAGTTGACGGGCCACAAGATCATTATCACGAAGTAG
- the tsf gene encoding translation elongation factor Ts yields the protein MPIDATLVKDLREKTGAGVLDCQKALTQSGGDIAKAIDFLRQKGLALAQKKAGRTTNDGLIVSYIHAGSKLGVLLEVNCETDFVAKTDDFQELGRDLAMHIAAADPRYLQREDVPPAVLEKEKEIFRAQAKESGKPEAVLDKIVAGRLEKFYAELCLLEQPFVKDPGITIKDLLGQRIAKLGENISVRRFTRFRLGEMIGE from the coding sequence ATGCCCATTGACGCGACATTGGTAAAGGACCTCCGCGAGAAAACCGGCGCCGGGGTGCTGGATTGTCAAAAAGCCCTGACCCAATCGGGCGGAGATATCGCCAAAGCGATCGACTTCTTGAGGCAGAAAGGTCTGGCCTTGGCCCAAAAGAAGGCGGGGCGGACCACCAACGACGGTCTGATCGTCTCCTATATTCATGCCGGGAGCAAACTCGGGGTTCTCCTCGAGGTCAATTGCGAAACCGATTTCGTCGCCAAAACGGACGACTTTCAAGAACTCGGCCGGGACCTGGCCATGCATATCGCCGCGGCCGACCCCCGATACCTTCAGCGGGAGGATGTCCCCCCGGCCGTTCTGGAAAAAGAGAAAGAAATCTTCCGGGCTCAGGCCAAAGAGAGCGGCAAGCCGGAGGCGGTTTTGGATAAAATCGTCGCGGGGCGATTGGAAAAATTCTATGCCGAGCTCTGTCTGTTGGAGCAGCCCTTCGTCAAGGACCCCGGGATCACGATTAAAGATTTGCTCGGTCAGAGAATCGCCAAGCTCGGTGAGAATATCTCCGTTCGCCGGTTTACACGGTTTCGACTGGGTGAGATGATCGGGGAATGA
- the rpsB gene encoding 30S ribosomal protein S2 — translation MSVISMKELLEAGVHFGHQTKRWNPKMKKYIFGERNGIYIIDLQKTVKRFQAAHDFVRQTVADGRSILFVGTKRQAQEVVETEAKRSQMFYVNQRWLGGMLTNFQTIRKNIERLKKLEAARTDGTHDRLTKKEVADLEKDRMKLEKYLNGIKEMTTLPGAVYIVDTKKEHIAVQEAKRLEIPIIAILDTNCDPEDADLIIPGNDDALRAIKLITTRIADAAIEGLQLRARKQPQAETMAAAPFPEAGLSVMPTAAPVGDPVEGIVEADNAH, via the coding sequence ATGTCCGTGATTTCCATGAAAGAACTTTTGGAGGCCGGGGTTCACTTCGGCCACCAAACGAAGCGTTGGAACCCCAAGATGAAAAAATACATCTTCGGGGAACGTAATGGGATTTACATCATCGATCTGCAGAAAACGGTGAAGCGTTTTCAGGCCGCCCATGATTTTGTCAGACAGACCGTGGCGGACGGACGGTCCATTCTCTTTGTCGGCACGAAACGCCAGGCCCAGGAGGTGGTCGAGACCGAGGCCAAGCGAAGCCAGATGTTCTATGTCAACCAGCGGTGGCTGGGAGGAATGTTGACCAATTTCCAGACGATCCGCAAAAACATCGAGCGCCTTAAGAAACTGGAAGCCGCACGGACGGACGGCACCCATGACCGCCTCACAAAGAAGGAAGTCGCGGATCTCGAAAAGGATCGGATGAAACTGGAAAAGTACCTTAACGGGATCAAGGAAATGACGACGCTTCCGGGCGCGGTGTATATTGTGGACACCAAGAAGGAGCATATCGCGGTTCAGGAAGCCAAGCGCCTGGAAATTCCCATCATCGCGATCCTGGATACCAACTGCGATCCGGAAGATGCCGATCTGATCATCCCGGGAAACGACGACGCCCTCCGAGCGATCAAACTCATCACCACACGTATCGCGGACGCTGCCATCGAAGGATTGCAGCTTCGCGCCCGAAAGCAGCCTCAGGCCGAAACCATGGCTGCGGCCCCGTTTCCCGAGGCGGGCTTATCGGTGATGCCGACCGCAGCCCCCGTGGGCGATCCGGTCGAAGGCATCGTGGAGGCGGACAATGCCCATTGA
- the pyrH gene encoding UMP kinase, which yields MNAPKYQRVLLKISGEVLAGDQGYGIDPKVIDAVSTEIKDIHDLGVEVAVVIGGGNIFRGLAASAGGMERSSADYMGMLATVLNALALQNALERKGVFTRVQSAIEMRQLAESYIRRRAIRHLEKKRVVIFAGGTGNPYFSTDTAAALRAMEIGAQVILKGTKVDGIYDADPMKHPKAKRYDELTFFQVIEKDLRVMDATAVTLCMDHSLPLIVFNLKEIGNIKRIILGQKIGTIVRKTL from the coding sequence ATGAATGCGCCGAAATATCAGCGGGTGTTGCTGAAGATCAGCGGCGAGGTTCTGGCCGGGGACCAAGGCTACGGAATTGATCCGAAGGTCATCGACGCCGTCTCCACCGAGATCAAGGACATTCACGACCTTGGGGTCGAGGTGGCCGTCGTGATCGGCGGAGGAAACATCTTCCGGGGTCTGGCCGCCAGCGCCGGGGGGATGGAACGTTCTTCCGCCGATTACATGGGTATGCTGGCGACGGTTCTCAACGCCCTGGCGCTCCAGAACGCCCTCGAACGCAAAGGCGTCTTTACCCGTGTCCAATCGGCGATCGAGATGCGGCAACTGGCTGAGAGCTACATCCGCCGAAGGGCCATCCGTCATCTGGAAAAGAAACGGGTCGTTATTTTTGCGGGGGGAACCGGCAACCCGTATTTTTCAACCGATACCGCAGCCGCCCTCCGCGCCATGGAAATTGGCGCGCAGGTCATCCTCAAAGGCACGAAGGTGGACGGCATCTACGATGCCGATCCGATGAAGCATCCCAAAGCGAAACGCTATGACGAACTGACCTTCTTTCAGGTCATCGAAAAAGATCTCCGCGTCATGGACGCAACGGCCGTCACTCTTTGCATGGATCATAGCCTCCCGCTGATCGTATTTAATCTGAAGGAAATCGGAAACATCAAACGGATCATCCTCGGACAAAAAATCGGCACCATTGTCCGTAAAACTCTTTGA
- a CDS encoding tetratricopeptide repeat protein yields MGLLLAVGGCGSLPRIVVLHDPLTPREHVQLGVSYESQKDWGSAEKQYQAALAQDPDYLPALANLGNVYAQQEQYASAEKMYRRALQRDPNQPMANNNLAWIYILQGIHLAEAGERIDRALAADPGHRAFYEDTRALLFLSLGQPARARAASLQAETAAGSELPGFAEQHDATRSKIDAALSTRGSNTTEAP; encoded by the coding sequence ATGGGACTCCTTCTCGCGGTCGGGGGTTGCGGATCCCTGCCGCGGATCGTGGTTTTGCACGACCCGCTCACTCCCCGGGAACACGTACAACTCGGCGTGAGTTATGAGTCGCAGAAAGACTGGGGCTCGGCCGAAAAGCAATATCAGGCCGCTCTCGCTCAAGACCCGGACTACCTGCCTGCGCTGGCCAATTTGGGCAATGTGTATGCCCAGCAGGAACAGTACGCCTCCGCCGAAAAGATGTACCGCCGGGCGCTGCAGCGCGATCCGAACCAACCCATGGCCAACAACAATCTCGCCTGGATCTATATCCTACAGGGAATTCATTTGGCGGAGGCCGGAGAACGGATCGACCGCGCCTTGGCTGCGGACCCCGGGCACCGCGCTTTTTATGAGGACACCCGCGCCCTTCTTTTCCTAAGCCTCGGACAACCGGCCCGGGCCCGGGCCGCGTCGCTTCAGGCCGAGACGGCGGCCGGGTCGGAGTTGCCGGGTTTCGCAGAGCAGCATGACGCAACCCGATCAAAAATCGACGCGGCCCTATCCACACGGGGTTCAAATACAACGGAGGCTCCGTGA
- the rplM gene encoding 50S ribosomal protein L13, with protein sequence MKTVSAKKKDFNRTWYLVDAQDKILGRLASEVASILRGKHKPTFTPHVDCGDHVVVVNAAGIHLTGDKRVSKFYARHSDYPGGFKSITAGTLLNERPDRMVRWAIQGMLPKTKLGRAMIKKLRVYAGPDHPHKAQQLKPMESPGTRRTE encoded by the coding sequence ATGAAAACGGTTTCAGCCAAGAAAAAAGATTTTAATCGAACCTGGTACCTGGTCGATGCCCAGGACAAGATCTTGGGGCGCCTTGCATCCGAGGTGGCTTCGATCCTCCGGGGAAAGCACAAACCGACCTTCACCCCCCACGTGGACTGCGGCGATCACGTCGTGGTGGTCAATGCAGCGGGAATCCATCTCACGGGGGATAAACGGGTCAGTAAGTTTTATGCTCGCCATTCGGATTACCCCGGCGGATTCAAATCGATCACGGCCGGAACCCTGTTAAATGAGCGCCCTGATCGGATGGTCCGTTGGGCGATTCAGGGCATGCTCCCCAAGACCAAATTAGGCCGGGCCATGATCAAGAAGCTAAGGGTGTACGCCGGGCCCGATCATCCCCATAAAGCTCAGCAGCTAAAACCGATGGAGTCGCCCGGAACGAGGAGAACCGAATGA
- the alr gene encoding alanine racemase, whose product MTLTKMLKKTLAIRPVHPTVAEIDLNAFRHNLRWVRNRIGPRRGLLAVVKANAYGHGIVSISKAASSEDIQGLGVAFVEEGVQLRRAGITKPILVMAGFLPEEAEGCLKHRLTPVVSNPDQLDVLKRLAQKTARPFGVHLKIDTGMGRLGLMEGELGAFVERARAIKKIEIQGLMSHFADDELTDCRTAEDQIDRFEEAHRMIESLGIKIPRLHMSNSAAIVSLERGWFNLVRPGIVLYGYAPAFSAPGSIPIKPVMTLKTRIIHLKRVPAGTSISYGRTYTTRRESLIAVLPIGYADGYSRAWSNRGQVLIGGRRFPVVGRVCMDMTMVDVTDLPTVQTGAEAVLMGAQGSEALGADTLARKLGTIPYEILCAVSQRVPRLYRGGVDAS is encoded by the coding sequence GTGACGCTCACCAAGATGCTTAAAAAGACCCTCGCGATCCGACCGGTCCATCCCACCGTCGCAGAAATCGACCTGAACGCCTTTCGCCATAATCTCCGATGGGTCCGAAACCGTATCGGCCCCCGGCGCGGGCTCCTCGCCGTGGTCAAGGCCAATGCCTACGGTCATGGGATCGTCTCCATCTCGAAGGCCGCCTCGTCCGAGGATATCCAGGGGCTGGGCGTCGCGTTCGTCGAAGAAGGCGTCCAACTTCGCCGGGCCGGAATCACGAAGCCGATTCTGGTGATGGCCGGTTTTCTCCCGGAAGAAGCCGAAGGATGCCTAAAACACCGTCTCACGCCGGTGGTTTCCAATCCGGATCAACTGGACGTGTTAAAACGACTGGCGCAAAAGACCGCCCGTCCGTTCGGCGTCCATCTTAAAATCGATACCGGGATGGGCCGGTTGGGGTTGATGGAGGGGGAGCTCGGAGCCTTCGTTGAAAGGGCCCGCGCCATCAAAAAAATCGAGATCCAGGGATTGATGTCTCATTTCGCCGATGACGAACTGACCGATTGCCGGACGGCCGAGGATCAGATCGATCGTTTCGAAGAAGCGCATCGCATGATCGAGTCCCTCGGCATAAAAATTCCCCGGCTCCACATGTCCAACAGCGCGGCGATCGTGAGTCTTGAACGCGGCTGGTTCAACCTCGTGAGACCCGGAATCGTGTTATACGGGTATGCGCCCGCATTTTCGGCCCCGGGATCGATTCCGATCAAACCGGTCATGACCCTCAAAACACGGATCATTCATTTGAAACGGGTCCCGGCCGGAACGTCGATCAGCTACGGCCGAACCTACACCACGCGCCGGGAGAGTCTGATCGCGGTCCTGCCGATCGGCTATGCCGACGGCTACAGTCGGGCCTGGTCAAACCGGGGCCAGGTATTGATCGGGGGACGACGCTTCCCGGTCGTCGGGCGGGTCTGTATGGACATGACCATGGTGGATGTTACGGACCTGCCGACCGTACAAACCGGGGCAGAAGCGGTTCTGATGGGTGCGCAGGGATCCGAGGCGCTCGGGGCCGACACGCTGGCCCGGAAGCTTGGAACCATCCCGTACGAGATCCTCTGCGCCGTCAGCCAACGGGTGCCCCGTCTTTATCGCGGCGGAGTCGATGCCTCATGA